A single window of Rubripirellula lacrimiformis DNA harbors:
- a CDS encoding efflux RND transporter periplasmic adaptor subunit — MNQEQSNRDAEASASDVSKEPKSAHTAVSANQAEVVSPATSAAVPGVRPSGSVAGPRWFVRVCVQAAAIVIVAGLVLFLLGVAQRTEWLTADGFSGGQATVVGHSAGEAQKRYICPMMCTPPSNQPGRCPVCGMELVELTGGADGDGISVMIEPSARRLVGIQTAVSKMGEANRTIRTIGSIDFDESRLSTISAYVDGRLETMYADYAGVKVNEGDDLALIYSPQLYTAQTEFITSMNSDGKIGRFQISGSNLNQIARDNLTELGMTESQIDRLQESGKAMSRIRIKSPQRGTVIEKSAVEGDYVKTGQNLYRIADLSTVWLMLDLFPEDASAVRFGQQVEAEIQSMPGEVVTGRVAFIDPVVNAKTRTVRVRVEVLNFDGKLRPGDYATARVTVPAIPQDKVYDPALANKFISPMHPQVIRDQPGTCPICDMDLIPTSDLGFATEFLPAQQVITIPRSAVLLVGENSVVYVETEPGRFEIRRVTLGPMNRTDAVIIEGLSAGETVATRGNFLIDSQMQLAGNPSLIDPTKAPGFSPGPLPLRKSSPVVMDAGAGIQVDETYDAYFAIQQSLAADQTPSPVALNTLIDGLRGLETSPEVPDDAQRRFAVARRAAAGMDGSLDIARRAFRRVSHALLQAATAVRGPKTATQLTHHYCPMVPGGGGDWIQPGGDTANPYWGSEMLTCGEVVSDMAISDSSVSTSTGSVK, encoded by the coding sequence ATGAATCAAGAACAATCGAATCGAGACGCCGAGGCTTCGGCGAGCGACGTTTCCAAAGAACCGAAGTCTGCGCATACGGCTGTATCGGCCAATCAAGCAGAGGTGGTTTCGCCTGCTACGAGTGCCGCGGTGCCCGGTGTGCGTCCATCGGGATCGGTCGCCGGTCCTAGGTGGTTTGTGCGCGTCTGCGTGCAGGCGGCTGCGATTGTGATCGTTGCCGGCCTTGTCTTGTTTCTGCTGGGGGTGGCGCAGCGGACCGAATGGTTGACCGCAGATGGATTTTCAGGAGGGCAAGCAACGGTAGTGGGACACTCGGCCGGTGAAGCCCAGAAACGGTACATCTGTCCGATGATGTGCACACCGCCATCGAATCAACCTGGACGTTGCCCGGTGTGCGGGATGGAGCTGGTCGAACTGACCGGTGGGGCCGACGGTGACGGAATTTCGGTGATGATCGAGCCATCGGCGCGGCGGTTGGTGGGGATCCAAACGGCGGTTTCAAAGATGGGGGAAGCCAACCGAACCATTCGTACGATCGGGTCGATCGATTTTGACGAAAGCCGATTGTCGACGATCAGCGCCTATGTCGATGGCCGATTGGAAACCATGTATGCCGATTACGCCGGGGTGAAAGTCAACGAGGGTGACGACCTTGCTTTGATCTACAGTCCGCAGCTGTACACCGCGCAGACCGAGTTCATCACCAGCATGAACAGCGATGGAAAGATCGGACGTTTCCAAATCTCGGGAAGCAACCTTAACCAGATCGCACGCGACAATTTGACGGAGCTTGGTATGACCGAGAGTCAAATTGACCGGTTGCAGGAGTCGGGCAAGGCGATGTCACGCATTCGGATCAAATCTCCGCAACGCGGCACTGTCATTGAAAAGTCGGCCGTCGAAGGCGACTACGTGAAGACCGGACAAAATCTGTACCGAATTGCGGATCTTAGCACGGTCTGGTTGATGTTGGATCTGTTTCCCGAAGATGCTTCTGCCGTTCGGTTTGGGCAGCAGGTCGAGGCCGAGATTCAATCGATGCCAGGCGAAGTCGTGACCGGCCGTGTCGCGTTCATCGACCCGGTCGTGAATGCGAAGACGCGAACGGTTCGCGTACGCGTGGAAGTGCTGAATTTTGACGGCAAGCTGCGACCAGGCGATTACGCCACGGCACGCGTGACCGTTCCGGCGATTCCGCAAGACAAGGTCTACGATCCCGCCCTGGCGAACAAGTTCATCAGCCCGATGCACCCACAGGTGATTCGGGACCAGCCTGGGACCTGCCCGATCTGTGATATGGATTTGATTCCCACATCGGATCTTGGCTTCGCAACCGAATTCCTGCCGGCGCAGCAGGTGATCACGATTCCACGCAGCGCCGTATTGCTCGTCGGCGAAAACAGTGTCGTCTACGTTGAAACTGAACCGGGCCGATTCGAAATTCGCCGAGTCACGTTAGGGCCGATGAATCGCACCGACGCGGTCATCATCGAAGGCTTGTCTGCCGGTGAAACCGTTGCCACGCGAGGCAACTTCTTGATCGATTCGCAGATGCAACTGGCCGGGAACCCATCGCTGATCGATCCAACAAAGGCGCCGGGCTTTTCGCCGGGACCGCTTCCGCTTCGCAAATCAAGTCCGGTCGTGATGGACGCTGGTGCGGGCATTCAGGTTGACGAGACCTACGACGCATATTTTGCGATCCAGCAATCCCTGGCTGCCGACCAGACGCCAAGCCCGGTTGCCTTGAATACGTTGATCGACGGCCTCCGCGGATTGGAGACGTCACCAGAGGTTCCCGATGATGCGCAGCGTCGGTTTGCGGTCGCACGGCGCGCGGCTGCCGGGATGGACGGATCGCTAGACATCGCTCGCAGAGCATTTCGACGCGTCAGTCACGCTCTGTTGCAGGCTGCCACAGCGGTCCGCGGGCCGAAGACTGCCACGCAGCTGACGCATCACTATTGCCCGATGGTGCCCGGTGGTGGCGGCGATTGGATCCAACCCGGTGGCGATACGGCGAATCCCTACTGGGGCAGCGAAATGTTGACGTGCGGAGAAGTCGTCAGTGACATGGCGATTTCGGACAGTTCTGTTTCCACATCCACTGGATCGGTGAAATAG
- a CDS encoding glycosyltransferase family 2 protein → MIAMKELESPVLTATRRNDLESVVVIIPALNEQRSLPLVLADIPHVSQVIVVDNGSTDDTAKVAVDGGASVVHEPQRGYGAACLRGLAALHEDIERTNNVPRVVVFLDADYSDHPDLLPRLVAPIFEGRSDFVLGSRLLGEREKGAMPPQSVYGNKLACFLMRLLFHVAYTDLGPFRAIDYPKLCALQMNDENFGWTIEMQIKAAQAGLRTMEIPVPYRNRVGTSKISGTLSGTVKAGSKILYTVAKYGLQKRSS, encoded by the coding sequence ATGATCGCGATGAAAGAATTGGAATCTCCTGTGTTGACGGCCACCCGACGAAACGACCTCGAATCGGTCGTCGTCATCATTCCTGCCTTGAATGAACAGCGTTCGTTGCCGCTGGTGCTGGCTGACATCCCCCATGTTTCGCAGGTGATCGTTGTCGATAACGGTTCCACCGATGACACAGCGAAGGTGGCGGTCGACGGTGGTGCTTCCGTCGTCCATGAACCTCAGCGTGGTTACGGGGCAGCGTGTTTGCGTGGTCTCGCGGCGTTACACGAAGACATCGAACGGACCAACAATGTCCCGCGCGTCGTGGTCTTCTTGGATGCCGACTATAGCGATCATCCGGATCTATTGCCTCGATTGGTTGCACCGATCTTCGAAGGGCGTTCGGACTTTGTCTTGGGTTCCCGTCTACTTGGCGAGCGGGAAAAGGGCGCCATGCCGCCGCAAAGTGTTTACGGAAACAAGCTTGCCTGCTTTCTGATGCGGCTTCTATTTCATGTGGCCTATACCGACCTAGGGCCATTTCGAGCGATCGACTACCCGAAGCTTTGCGCCCTGCAGATGAACGACGAGAACTTTGGTTGGACGATCGAGATGCAGATCAAGGCTGCACAAGCTGGATTACGTACGATGGAAATCCCGGTTCCGTATCGCAATCGCGTCGGAACCAGCAAGATTAGCGGTACGTTAAGCGGCACCGTGAAAGCCGGTTCGAAGATTCTCTACACCGTCGCCAAGTACGGTTTGCAAAAGCGTTCGTCGTGA
- a CDS encoding DUF547 domain-containing protein, with protein MMKSRCFPPAVTVFAFVLFSLASTHASVAGTKVNLGPKVPVQQQVSMDRIDPSDWDGLLKKYVDPNGNVDYAAWKGNPQDVQSLDRFLAHLSSASPHGRASSSAKLAFWINAYNAVTVRGILREYPTTSIRNHTAKLFGYNIWKDLLLNVGGTPYSLDQMEHEWLRKMGEPRIHFAIVCASRSCPRLLAEAYTAEKLDSQLTLNAKVFFASPGNFRYDRSRQTFQLSSILKWFGEDFGSDQAAVLRTIAAYLPSREAHDAAMANSVSVAYLEYDWGLNDRATAANPAR; from the coding sequence ATGATGAAGTCACGTTGTTTTCCACCCGCAGTCACCGTATTTGCGTTTGTCTTGTTTTCGTTGGCCTCTACGCATGCCTCGGTGGCAGGTACCAAAGTGAACTTAGGACCGAAGGTGCCTGTGCAGCAGCAGGTATCGATGGATCGGATCGACCCGAGTGATTGGGATGGGCTGCTAAAGAAGTATGTGGACCCCAACGGCAACGTCGACTACGCCGCATGGAAGGGGAATCCGCAAGATGTGCAGAGTCTGGATCGATTTCTGGCACACTTGTCATCCGCCAGCCCCCACGGCCGAGCAAGTTCGTCTGCGAAACTGGCGTTTTGGATTAATGCCTACAACGCGGTGACGGTACGCGGAATCCTTCGGGAGTATCCGACCACCAGCATTCGAAACCACACTGCGAAACTTTTTGGGTACAACATTTGGAAGGACTTGTTGCTAAACGTCGGTGGCACGCCCTATTCGTTGGATCAGATGGAGCACGAATGGTTGCGGAAAATGGGCGAACCACGGATTCATTTTGCGATCGTGTGTGCGTCACGTAGCTGCCCGCGTTTGTTGGCCGAAGCGTACACCGCGGAAAAACTTGATTCGCAATTGACGTTGAACGCGAAAGTTTTCTTCGCCAGTCCAGGCAACTTTCGCTACGACCGATCACGGCAAACGTTTCAACTCTCGTCGATCCTAAAGTGGTTTGGGGAAGATTTCGGAAGTGATCAAGCGGCCGTGCTGCGTACCATCGCAGCCTATTTGCCGTCTCGCGAAGCCCACGATGCGGCGATGGCCAACTCGGTTTCGGTCGCCTATCTGGAATATGATTGGGGGCTGAATGATCGGGCAACCGCAGCAAACCCAGCTCGATAG
- a CDS encoding thioredoxin family protein, with protein MKINSLVLFIGILTTVATFVGCTDARLAAFRSPPSEDFSTPIVSQEVSVETVSQPQPLPVAGSSTGDTLVTTSSAQRPVRPSLITLSAGDDLAAKVNAAGGPVLLDFYADWCGPCQHQGQILHEVEETAARRGALMIKINIDDHPEIARDLNVEGIPTLILVKDGKIEKRQSGVADKDRLLSWLQ; from the coding sequence ATGAAAATCAACTCACTTGTATTGTTCATTGGGATACTCACCACCGTCGCCACTTTCGTGGGCTGCACCGATGCCCGTCTGGCTGCGTTTCGATCGCCCCCATCGGAAGACTTTTCGACGCCCATTGTCAGCCAGGAAGTGTCGGTAGAAACAGTTTCGCAGCCGCAACCGCTTCCCGTTGCGGGATCATCCACCGGTGACACATTGGTGACCACCTCGTCGGCGCAAAGGCCTGTCCGACCATCCCTGATTACGCTGTCGGCGGGCGACGATCTGGCGGCTAAGGTCAACGCTGCCGGCGGTCCGGTACTGCTGGATTTCTATGCCGATTGGTGCGGACCGTGCCAGCATCAGGGACAGATTTTGCACGAAGTGGAGGAAACGGCAGCCCGGCGTGGTGCACTGATGATCAAGATCAACATCGATGATCATCCAGAAATTGCACGTGACCTGAACGTCGAAGGGATCCCGACGTTGATCTTGGTCAAAGACGGAAAAATTGAAAAACGACAGTCCGGCGTCGCGGACAAGGATCGCCTGCTGTCGTGGTTGCAATAA
- a CDS encoding methyltransferase domain-containing protein, whose product MNSPVMQHRLPAEASVSQRYSAAAESVEPALCCPVQYSSELLEVIPREIIDKDYGCGDPTPYVRPGDTVLDLGSGGGKLCYIAAQVAGPDGHVIGVDCNREMLSLARKHAATVSERLGYANVDFRYGLIQDLGLDLDQLATELSQRPVNDPAGYLALRHAEDRLRRERPLVADDSVDCVLSNCVLNLVRQQDRVQLFAEIFRVLRKGGRAAISDIVCDQSVPARLQQDPNLWSGCITGAFREDEFMRAFEDAGFHGIELVKRESRPWRTVEGIEFRSVTVVAYKGKQGPCWERNQAVVYRGPFKSVEDDDGHTYRRGDRMAVCDKTFQILQDAPYRGMFDSIEPRNPIPIKEATAFDCGRSVKRDPRESKGMDYHATTEAPAKGCGDEACC is encoded by the coding sequence ATGAACTCTCCCGTCATGCAACACCGGCTTCCCGCCGAAGCTTCTGTCAGCCAGCGATATTCCGCCGCTGCTGAATCCGTAGAACCGGCTCTGTGCTGTCCGGTGCAGTACTCCTCGGAATTGCTTGAAGTGATTCCACGCGAAATCATCGACAAGGACTACGGCTGCGGTGATCCTACGCCGTATGTCCGCCCCGGGGATACGGTCTTGGATCTGGGCAGTGGTGGCGGCAAATTGTGTTACATCGCTGCTCAGGTTGCTGGACCGGATGGCCACGTGATCGGAGTGGACTGCAATCGCGAGATGCTGTCGCTCGCTCGTAAACATGCGGCGACGGTGTCCGAGCGTCTTGGCTATGCCAACGTTGATTTCCGATATGGTCTGATCCAAGATCTTGGGCTGGACCTGGATCAACTTGCGACGGAGTTGTCACAGCGGCCGGTGAACGACCCCGCGGGGTATCTTGCCCTTCGTCATGCAGAGGATCGGCTTCGACGCGAGCGACCGCTTGTGGCCGACGATTCGGTCGACTGCGTTCTTTCCAATTGCGTGCTGAACCTGGTGCGTCAACAGGATCGCGTGCAGTTGTTCGCGGAGATCTTCCGTGTACTGCGGAAGGGCGGTCGAGCGGCGATTAGCGACATCGTCTGCGACCAGTCGGTGCCGGCACGGCTGCAGCAGGATCCGAATCTTTGGTCTGGCTGCATTACCGGTGCATTCCGAGAAGACGAGTTCATGCGGGCGTTCGAAGACGCTGGATTTCATGGGATCGAATTAGTTAAACGTGAAAGCAGACCTTGGCGAACGGTCGAAGGCATCGAATTCCGTTCGGTCACGGTTGTTGCGTACAAAGGAAAGCAGGGGCCGTGTTGGGAACGCAACCAAGCCGTCGTCTATCGCGGTCCGTTCAAGTCGGTCGAAGACGACGACGGACACACTTATCGTCGCGGCGATCGCATGGCCGTTTGCGATAAGACGTTCCAGATTCTGCAAGACGCGCCCTACCGAGGCATGTTCGATTCGATCGAGCCACGCAACCCCATTCCAATCAAAGAAGCGACCGCATTCGATTGCGGGCGCAGCGTCAAACGCGATCCGCGTGAAAGCAAGGGGATGGACTATCACGCAACGACGGAAGCCCCCGCCAAGGGATGCGGCGACGAAGCCTGCTGTTAG
- the arsS gene encoding arsenosugar biosynthesis radical SAM (seleno)protein ArsS (Some members of this family are selenoproteins.), with the protein MQLTLLRQKAELANAALQREILEGRSQSSPQPFFDETLCDRSLAPLRSTGVEVLQINVGKVCNQTCTHCHVDAGPDRRESMTRETAEAIIDVLAKSDIPTLDITGGAPEMNPNFRWLVQQASRLGRRVIDRCNLTILMANGFKDLPEFLADHNVEVVASLPCYLEENCDSQRGNGVFKRSIDALRRLNSLGYGLPGSGRTLSLVYNPIGLSLPPQQDELEATYRSELKSRYEIEFTNLHTITNLPISRFLDDLLKADKLDQYLQTLIDSFNPLAVPGVMCRTMISVDWQGRLFDCDFNQMLNMELSDGMPQTIEDFDLDKLSDRKIMTGRHCFGCTSGCGSSCQGAVVKTISKATPR; encoded by the coding sequence ATGCAATTGACCCTGTTGCGACAAAAGGCAGAACTCGCCAACGCCGCCCTTCAGCGAGAAATCCTGGAAGGCCGATCGCAGTCATCCCCACAACCGTTCTTTGACGAAACCCTCTGCGACAGGAGCTTGGCACCGCTGCGTTCGACCGGCGTCGAAGTTCTTCAGATCAATGTTGGCAAGGTTTGCAACCAAACGTGCACCCATTGCCATGTGGATGCCGGTCCGGATCGCCGCGAAAGCATGACCCGCGAAACCGCCGAAGCGATTATCGATGTGTTGGCGAAAAGCGATATTCCAACCTTGGATATCACGGGGGGCGCACCGGAAATGAATCCAAACTTCCGTTGGCTGGTCCAACAAGCCAGTCGGCTTGGGCGGCGCGTGATCGATCGCTGCAATCTGACAATCTTGATGGCCAACGGATTCAAGGACTTGCCCGAATTCTTAGCCGATCACAATGTCGAAGTCGTCGCGTCACTCCCTTGCTATTTGGAAGAAAACTGCGACAGCCAACGTGGCAATGGCGTTTTCAAACGATCCATCGATGCACTGCGCCGCTTGAACTCACTCGGCTACGGTCTGCCGGGTTCCGGCCGCACGCTATCCTTGGTCTACAATCCGATTGGCCTTTCCCTTCCGCCGCAACAGGACGAATTGGAAGCGACCTATCGCAGCGAGCTGAAGTCACGCTACGAGATCGAATTCACAAACTTGCACACCATCACGAATCTGCCGATCAGTCGATTCCTGGATGATCTTCTGAAAGCGGACAAACTGGACCAGTATCTGCAAACTTTGATCGACAGCTTCAATCCATTGGCGGTTCCAGGCGTGATGTGCCGCACCATGATCTCTGTCGACTGGCAGGGGCGACTCTTCGACTGTGACTTCAACCAGATGTTGAATATGGAACTCTCTGACGGGATGCCACAAACCATCGAAGACTTTGACCTGGACAAGCTTTCGGACCGGAAAATCATGACCGGTCGTCACTGCTTCGGGTGCACATCCGGATGCGGATCAAGCTGTCAGGGGGCCGTTGTAAAAACCATTTCAAAGGCCACACCACGATGA
- a CDS encoding nucleoside monophosphate kinase codes for MLAATSMVESNSLKPNTFYIEVSGAGLPEVDGLFVPSTAPPTESESGTISSLGYWNGKMAWDRADGKSARSPALSYSNTYQSWRICRLDGHLAYDATCDDDMPPTNTPWHVYKKGVEPAPKVVVHHFDPRQPCPAPNVVFVLGGPGAGKGTMCELAESQLGWTHLSTGELLRAQRESGGPTADTIERIIAAGDLVPSDIVVKLLRDAMETITRTTGKKNFLLDGFPRSDSNLNAWNDAFGQQSELPKMLFFECPFDVLQQRVLARAKYTGRVDDNVESLKSRFDTFKAETLPTVARFKRQNKCIEFDTSQDRQTVYAMFCEHLAEFTDDTLASKPLSERAEMLLGLRPFPQ; via the coding sequence ATGCTTGCCGCAACTTCCATGGTCGAATCCAATTCGTTGAAGCCAAACACCTTCTACATCGAGGTCTCTGGGGCCGGGCTTCCCGAAGTGGACGGCCTGTTCGTTCCCTCCACCGCGCCACCGACTGAGTCGGAATCGGGGACGATCTCAAGCCTGGGTTATTGGAACGGCAAGATGGCATGGGATCGGGCTGATGGAAAATCGGCTAGGAGCCCTGCCCTTTCGTACTCCAACACGTATCAGTCTTGGCGAATCTGTCGACTGGACGGACATCTCGCTTACGACGCAACCTGCGACGACGACATGCCCCCGACCAACACACCATGGCATGTCTACAAAAAGGGAGTGGAACCGGCGCCCAAAGTGGTCGTCCATCACTTCGATCCTCGCCAACCCTGTCCCGCCCCCAACGTCGTGTTCGTGCTGGGAGGTCCCGGCGCGGGAAAAGGCACCATGTGCGAATTGGCAGAGTCTCAGCTTGGCTGGACTCACCTTTCCACGGGCGAACTGCTTCGTGCTCAGCGCGAATCGGGAGGCCCTACCGCGGATACGATCGAACGCATCATCGCCGCGGGCGATCTGGTCCCCAGCGATATCGTGGTGAAACTGCTTCGTGATGCGATGGAAACGATCACGCGAACCACGGGAAAAAAGAACTTCCTGTTGGATGGGTTCCCACGTTCGGATTCGAACTTGAATGCATGGAACGACGCATTTGGTCAACAGAGTGAACTGCCAAAAATGCTGTTCTTTGAATGTCCATTCGATGTACTGCAGCAGCGAGTTTTGGCGCGTGCGAAGTACACAGGGCGAGTGGATGACAACGTCGAAAGCCTGAAATCCAGGTTCGATACCTTCAAGGCCGAGACTTTGCCAACGGTTGCACGGTTCAAGCGTCAAAACAAGTGCATCGAATTTGACACCAGCCAAGACCGCCAAACGGTCTACGCGATGTTCTGCGAACACCTGGCCGAGTTCACCGATGATACGCTGGCGTCGAAACCGTTGTCCGAAAGAGCGGAAATGCTGCTCGGGCTGAGGCCATTCCCCCAGTAG
- a CDS encoding Gfo/Idh/MocA family protein gives MMSSAGRVLGAPAPSDRPVFATIGLRNQGWTITNKSTPFADFAAFADVDETVLGENLEKLEKKTGKKADGYKDYRKVLERDDIDAVMIGAPDHWHTKISVEAMLAGKDVYCEKPLTLTIDEGKLIEKVVKQTGRVFQVGTMQRSENDQRFLKAIALIRDGRIGEIRKVTCGINGATGSPVIPAIEVPKGLDWDRWLGPAPKVDYRALPEMREGYGGGVPLYTNCHYAWRNWYEYSGGQMNDWGAHHVDIATWALGAGDTGPNKVTPVSFSLPVDYKDGYPTVNDQYNSPTKFEILANMPGDIPMVITSEGDNGILFEGTKGRFFVNRGKLAGKPVEDLESNPLPEGAVEEVYGGPVSKNHTDNFVAAIKSRKQPISDVWSHNRMLETCHLANISIRLGRALNWDPNARQIIGDDEANSFLSRESRKGYEIDM, from the coding sequence ATGATGTCATCCGCCGGCCGCGTATTGGGGGCTCCGGCCCCAAGTGACCGTCCTGTTTTCGCTACGATCGGTTTGCGGAACCAGGGCTGGACGATCACCAACAAATCGACCCCATTCGCTGACTTCGCCGCCTTTGCAGACGTCGATGAAACCGTTCTGGGCGAGAATCTTGAAAAGCTTGAAAAGAAGACCGGCAAAAAGGCGGACGGTTACAAAGACTATCGCAAGGTTCTTGAACGCGACGACATCGACGCAGTCATGATCGGTGCGCCAGACCATTGGCATACGAAAATCTCTGTCGAAGCGATGTTGGCTGGCAAAGACGTCTACTGTGAAAAGCCGCTGACACTGACGATCGACGAAGGCAAACTGATCGAGAAAGTAGTCAAGCAAACCGGCCGTGTGTTCCAAGTTGGAACGATGCAGCGTAGTGAAAACGATCAACGCTTTCTGAAAGCGATCGCGTTGATCCGCGACGGACGCATCGGTGAGATTCGCAAGGTCACCTGCGGAATCAACGGCGCGACAGGATCGCCCGTGATCCCTGCTATCGAAGTTCCTAAGGGACTCGATTGGGACAGGTGGCTTGGCCCTGCACCGAAGGTTGACTACCGCGCATTGCCAGAGATGCGCGAAGGCTACGGCGGCGGCGTACCGCTGTATACGAATTGTCACTACGCATGGCGGAACTGGTACGAGTACTCCGGCGGTCAGATGAATGACTGGGGTGCTCACCACGTCGACATTGCGACTTGGGCATTGGGGGCTGGCGACACCGGACCGAACAAGGTTACGCCGGTAAGCTTTTCATTGCCGGTGGACTACAAAGATGGTTATCCGACTGTCAACGACCAGTACAACTCGCCAACGAAGTTCGAAATCCTTGCCAACATGCCCGGCGACATTCCGATGGTCATCACCAGCGAAGGTGACAATGGGATTTTGTTCGAAGGCACGAAGGGACGCTTCTTTGTCAATCGTGGCAAGTTGGCCGGCAAACCGGTTGAAGACCTCGAATCCAATCCGCTGCCCGAAGGGGCCGTGGAGGAAGTCTACGGCGGCCCGGTTAGTAAAAACCATACCGACAACTTCGTCGCAGCGATTAAGTCTCGCAAGCAACCGATCTCGGACGTTTGGTCCCACAACCGAATGCTAGAAACCTGTCACTTGGCGAACATCTCGATTCGTCTGGGACGCGCCCTGAATTGGGATCCCAACGCCCGTCAGATCATTGGTGACGACGAAGCGAATTCGTTCCTGAGTCGCGAGAGCCGCAAGGGCTACGAAATCGACATGTAG
- a CDS encoding tRNA-binding protein — MTESGIIGWQDFQNVDLRSGTITSVESFPEARKPAYKITVDFGPLIGTRRTSAQITVNYTREELVGRQVIGVINFPRKQIGPFMSEFLIVGFYREDGSVILAVPDKPVSNGSRLA, encoded by the coding sequence ATGACCGAATCTGGAATCATCGGTTGGCAAGACTTTCAAAATGTCGATCTGCGTTCGGGGACGATCACGTCGGTGGAAAGTTTCCCGGAGGCGCGCAAGCCTGCGTACAAGATCACGGTCGACTTCGGACCCCTGATCGGGACGCGGCGCACCAGTGCCCAGATCACGGTCAACTACACCCGAGAAGAATTGGTCGGTCGGCAAGTCATTGGTGTGATCAACTTCCCGCGGAAACAGATCGGACCGTTCATGTCGGAGTTCTTGATCGTTGGATTCTACCGCGAAGATGGATCCGTCATCTTGGCGGTACCCGACAAGCCGGTCAGCAACGGATCCAGGCTGGCCTAG
- a CDS encoding DUF1569 domain-containing protein, producing the protein MAASSKRTLDFHSGDEVIAEIQRLRTGGYTQTKNWNLTQACEHLTATMTGGMDGFGFRLPWILRATIIKWVCKRMLRTRKMTSAPTLKRLKPTSPTGPDNDAIIDDCIAAINRASEFPGPLIDYPFLDDFDVEDWRQFMWMHASHHLGFLIPNKPTA; encoded by the coding sequence ATGGCCGCGTCAAGCAAACGTACGCTCGACTTCCACTCCGGCGATGAAGTGATCGCAGAGATCCAGCGACTAAGGACCGGGGGCTACACCCAAACGAAGAACTGGAACCTGACTCAGGCGTGCGAGCACTTGACGGCCACGATGACCGGCGGGATGGACGGGTTCGGATTTCGGCTGCCGTGGATCCTGCGAGCCACAATCATCAAGTGGGTTTGCAAGCGAATGTTGCGAACCCGAAAGATGACAAGTGCACCGACACTGAAACGACTGAAACCGACGTCCCCAACCGGTCCCGACAACGATGCGATCATCGACGACTGCATTGCCGCGATCAACCGAGCCAGCGAATTCCCGGGACCGTTGATCGACTATCCATTCCTTGATGATTTCGACGTCGAAGACTGGCGTCAATTCATGTGGATGCACGCCAGCCATCACCTGGGATTCCTGATTCCAAACAAACCGACCGCATGA
- a CDS encoding OsmC family protein, producing MIHATVHWTNHADDFDKHRYSRAHTWMFDGGLQVPASSSPDIVAVPMSDSSAVDPEEAFVASLSSCHMLWFLSIAAKAGFALQDYRDQAVGEMKSNDDGKLSIAIVTLHPVITWSGTTVPTANEVHQMHRQAHEECFIANSVKTEVRIES from the coding sequence ATGATCCACGCCACCGTTCACTGGACGAACCATGCCGATGACTTCGACAAGCATCGTTACAGCCGTGCGCACACTTGGATGTTCGATGGGGGTTTGCAAGTTCCAGCGTCGTCGTCCCCCGATATCGTGGCGGTTCCGATGTCGGACTCTAGCGCCGTCGATCCCGAAGAAGCGTTCGTGGCATCGCTGTCTAGCTGTCACATGCTGTGGTTCCTTTCGATCGCCGCAAAGGCAGGCTTTGCGTTACAAGACTATCGAGACCAAGCAGTTGGCGAGATGAAGTCCAACGATGACGGAAAACTGTCCATCGCGATCGTGACGCTGCATCCAGTCATCACCTGGTCAGGCACCACCGTACCAACGGCCAACGAAGTGCATCAGATGCACCGGCAAGCCCATGAGGAATGCTTTATCGCCAATTCCGTCAAAACCGAAGTCCGAATCGAATCTTGA